Proteins from a genomic interval of Piscinibacter sp. HJYY11:
- a CDS encoding SIS domain-containing protein: MSKLAKAPKIQEKKTPGLAASNMTGTGPGGLSVRAFAEWYRDRELEQWERFDYAALEKIAKAIEKVEKSGKTIFVMGNGGSAATASHIATDWSKTAERVGKPLIRCISLNDNTAFMTAIGNDLGYDELFARQLRNLCGKGDLVVIISGSGNSPSVLKANDYAKSVGATTVGLTGFTGGKLRKDVDICFHVESDQYGVIEDMHMAAGSILAFYLKQRK; encoded by the coding sequence ATGAGCAAGCTGGCCAAGGCCCCCAAGATCCAAGAGAAAAAGACGCCGGGTTTGGCGGCTTCCAACATGACGGGCACGGGCCCTGGCGGCCTGTCGGTGCGAGCCTTTGCCGAGTGGTACCGCGACCGTGAACTCGAGCAGTGGGAGCGTTTCGACTACGCCGCGCTCGAGAAGATCGCGAAAGCCATCGAGAAGGTCGAGAAGTCGGGCAAGACGATCTTCGTGATGGGCAACGGCGGCTCGGCGGCCACCGCCTCGCACATCGCCACCGACTGGTCCAAGACCGCCGAGCGTGTGGGCAAGCCGCTCATCCGCTGCATCTCGCTCAACGACAACACCGCCTTCATGACGGCCATCGGCAACGACCTCGGCTACGACGAGCTCTTTGCACGCCAGCTGCGCAACCTCTGCGGCAAGGGTGATCTTGTCGTCATCATTTCGGGCTCGGGCAACTCGCCCAGCGTGCTCAAGGCCAACGACTATGCAAAGAGCGTCGGCGCCACCACCGTCGGCCTCACCGGCTTCACCGGCGGCAAGCTGCGCAAGGACGTCGATATCTGCTTCCACGTGGAAAGCGACCAGTACGGCGTGATCGAAGACATGCACATGGCCGCCGGTTCGATCCTCGCGTTCTACCTGAAGCAGCGCAAGTGA
- a CDS encoding glycosyltransferase family 4 protein translates to MIHYVTQNGIGNAWVANELSRVEAAGIPVALHAMRAPDKLLHDSDWAVAMNRRTELMYPLPLVAMFFSLLAAPLRFRGRFFSALWNAFFGRREHIRARLAGIAHLVVAVHWATGILKSGRKVSQIHSQWINSCGTIAMYGAWLLDAPFSWTGHATDLFRNRSALLDKIERANFIICISTFHRDFYLKHGARPEQLVIAYCGIDLSWFYPPTAARDPNKVYRIVSSGRLVEKKGFSDLIDACKILADRGEKFECVIGGSGPLEADLNAQIKRLDLADRISVTGKALLQEKIVDFMHEGDVYVLPCVWASDGDVDGLPQMIMEAMASGLPAISTRLVGIPDLLQHEDTGLLVDPNQPAQLADAMARLMHDPALAARLSERGQQLLKKTFDLNNCLEPLIDKFRQSLSASAPGQRSTGSATPTRVTT, encoded by the coding sequence GTGATCCACTACGTCACGCAAAACGGCATCGGCAACGCCTGGGTTGCCAACGAGCTGAGCCGCGTCGAAGCCGCCGGCATCCCGGTGGCGCTGCACGCGATGCGTGCGCCCGACAAGCTGCTGCACGACTCCGACTGGGCGGTGGCGATGAACCGCCGCACCGAGCTGATGTACCCGCTGCCGCTGGTGGCGATGTTCTTCTCGTTGCTGGCAGCGCCGCTCCGCTTCCGCGGGCGATTCTTCTCTGCACTGTGGAATGCCTTCTTCGGCCGCCGCGAACACATCCGTGCGCGGCTCGCGGGCATTGCGCACCTCGTCGTCGCGGTGCATTGGGCAACGGGCATCCTCAAGAGCGGACGCAAGGTCTCGCAGATCCATTCGCAGTGGATCAACTCCTGCGGCACGATCGCGATGTATGGCGCGTGGCTGCTCGATGCGCCGTTCAGCTGGACGGGTCATGCGACCGACCTCTTCCGCAACCGCAGCGCCTTGCTCGACAAGATCGAACGCGCCAACTTCATCATCTGCATCTCCACCTTCCACCGCGACTTCTACCTGAAGCACGGTGCGCGGCCGGAGCAACTGGTGATCGCCTACTGCGGCATCGACCTCTCGTGGTTCTACCCGCCGACGGCCGCGCGGGACCCGAACAAGGTCTACCGCATCGTCTCGTCAGGCCGCCTGGTCGAGAAGAAAGGCTTCTCCGACCTCATCGACGCCTGCAAGATCCTCGCGGACCGTGGCGAGAAGTTCGAGTGCGTGATCGGCGGCAGCGGCCCGCTCGAAGCGGATCTCAACGCCCAGATCAAGCGCCTCGATCTCGCCGACCGCATCAGCGTGACCGGCAAGGCCTTGCTGCAGGAAAAGATCGTCGACTTCATGCACGAAGGCGACGTCTATGTGCTGCCGTGCGTGTGGGCGAGCGATGGCGACGTCGACGGCCTGCCGCAGATGATCATGGAAGCGATGGCGAGCGGCCTGCCGGCGATCTCGACGCGCCTGGTCGGCATCCCCGACCTGCTGCAGCATGAAGACACCGGCCTGCTCGTCGATCCCAACCAGCCGGCGCAGCTTGCCGATGCGATGGCCCGATTGATGCATGACCCCGCACTGGCAGCGCGCCTGTCCGAGCGCGGCCAGCAACTGCTCAAGAAAACCTTCGACCTGAACAACTGCCTCGAGCCGTTGATCGACAAATTCCGCCAGAGCCTGTCTGCCTCGGCCCCCGGCCAGCGCAGCACCGGCTCGGCCACGCCAACCAGGGTGACGACATGA
- a CDS encoding acyltransferase family protein: MSVPHGEGYRADLTGLRGIAVVLVVAFHLQAKGAGGGFIGVDVFFVLSGYLMTRMVWQGMAAAQFSYLDYLARRAARIWPALAALVTVLLLAGGAWLPPFDLLRVAEQGARALTFVSNHYFLSHSGYITHAGDSLWLLHTWSLSVEWQFYLLYPLLLVLLLRGSTPALRRHRAAAVLGVVLLASLAWHLVLSRRGAESGFFLLPARMWELLAGALAFLLPATPLAPRWRPWVSRLGVGLVLVAALLMALARVRSVGAGAWLVLPVLGTVMVVVAQADNRLLGHPVLQRLGLWSYSIYLWHWPLIVGLRMTEIPHQHPVLSAVGVVVGAVLLGWASYAWVERPMQRRARGSWRLLAGPLVAMLLAGGVVALVMGTDGLSSRKPGRGDFHADYETEVMSRYFPEACSNFKKPPHDIKPCLLDKGSGLPRTLVIGDSHAEHFYPWFVAHSRRSIEFYTAAECPPVPRMRRMQPGYHCEAYAAQAWDRAQSPDIDTVIVSARWATIGLAGAPYCHLADASACSVPATLSAKQSLVLDELRSVMAATLAKGKTVVLVDSAPESRLRVAERVAREQFWYGEVRLALPLAALQAQTAWTEPLFKGFESSPRFQRVSLRDRLCGPVWCRVYDETLKRPIYFDESHFDPLWIEQQADLFARFVSSS; encoded by the coding sequence GCCAAGGGTGCGGGCGGCGGCTTCATCGGCGTCGACGTCTTTTTCGTGCTCTCGGGCTACCTCATGACGCGCATGGTGTGGCAGGGCATGGCCGCGGCGCAGTTCAGCTACCTCGACTACCTCGCAAGGCGAGCGGCGCGCATCTGGCCGGCGCTGGCGGCGCTGGTGACGGTTCTGCTGCTTGCCGGCGGGGCCTGGTTGCCGCCCTTCGACCTGTTGCGCGTGGCCGAGCAGGGGGCGAGGGCACTCACCTTCGTCTCGAACCACTACTTCCTCTCGCACAGCGGTTACATCACGCACGCGGGCGATTCGCTGTGGCTGCTGCACACCTGGTCGCTGTCGGTCGAGTGGCAGTTCTACCTGCTGTACCCGCTGCTGCTGGTGTTGCTGCTGCGTGGGAGCACCCCAGCGCTGCGACGCCATCGCGCCGCAGCGGTGCTGGGCGTGGTGCTGCTGGCCTCGCTTGCGTGGCACCTGGTCCTGTCGCGGCGCGGTGCAGAAAGCGGCTTCTTCCTGCTGCCCGCTCGCATGTGGGAACTGCTGGCGGGTGCCCTCGCGTTTCTCTTGCCCGCCACGCCGCTCGCGCCGCGTTGGCGTCCCTGGGTCAGCCGCCTCGGCGTGGGGCTCGTGCTCGTGGCGGCGCTCCTGATGGCCCTGGCACGGGTGCGCAGCGTGGGCGCGGGTGCCTGGCTCGTGTTGCCGGTGCTGGGCACCGTGATGGTTGTGGTCGCGCAGGCCGACAACCGCCTGTTGGGCCACCCGGTGCTTCAGCGCCTGGGGCTGTGGTCGTATTCGATCTACCTCTGGCATTGGCCGTTGATCGTCGGCCTGCGCATGACGGAGATCCCACACCAGCACCCGGTGCTCAGCGCCGTGGGCGTCGTGGTCGGCGCCGTGCTGCTGGGCTGGGCCTCGTATGCCTGGGTCGAGCGGCCGATGCAGCGCCGCGCCCGGGGCAGCTGGCGTCTCTTGGCTGGCCCGCTCGTGGCGATGCTGCTCGCCGGGGGTGTCGTGGCGCTCGTCATGGGCACCGACGGGCTTTCGTCACGCAAGCCGGGCCGCGGTGATTTCCATGCGGACTACGAGACCGAGGTGATGTCGCGCTACTTCCCGGAGGCCTGCAGCAATTTCAAGAAGCCCCCTCACGACATCAAGCCCTGCCTGCTCGACAAAGGCTCCGGCCTGCCGCGCACGCTTGTCATCGGTGACTCGCACGCCGAGCACTTCTATCCGTGGTTCGTCGCACACAGCCGGCGGTCCATCGAGTTCTACACCGCCGCCGAGTGCCCACCGGTGCCACGCATGCGCCGCATGCAGCCGGGTTACCACTGCGAAGCCTATGCCGCGCAGGCGTGGGACAGGGCACAGTCGCCCGACATCGACACCGTGATCGTCTCCGCGCGCTGGGCGACGATCGGCCTCGCCGGTGCGCCGTATTGCCACCTGGCCGACGCGTCGGCGTGCTCCGTGCCGGCGACTTTGTCGGCCAAGCAAAGCCTGGTGCTCGACGAGCTTCGCAGCGTGATGGCGGCCACGCTTGCCAAGGGCAAGACCGTGGTGCTCGTCGACAGCGCGCCCGAATCACGGCTTCGCGTGGCCGAGCGCGTGGCCCGCGAGCAGTTCTGGTACGGCGAGGTGCGCCTTGCCCTGCCGCTGGCGGCCCTGCAGGCACAGACGGCCTGGACCGAACCCTTGTTCAAGGGGTTCGAGTCGAGCCCGCGCTTCCAACGCGTGAGCCTGCGCGATCGCTTGTGCGGGCCGGTGTGGTGTCGCGTTTATGACGAGACTTTGAAACGCCCGATCTACTTCGACGAAAGCCATTTCGACCCCCTGTGGATCGAACAGCAGGCCGACCTGTTCGCACGCTTCGTCTCGTCGTCCTGA
- a CDS encoding GHMP kinase, producing the protein MIISQTPYRVSFAGGGTDLPAFYRQEFGAVLSMAIDKHMYVTVSPRFEKTARVAYTKVEIAESVNDIQHELVREALKITGLSRHIEITTVGDVPAGTGMGSSSSLTVGLLQALYAYKGQIISAKNVAEQACKIEIDILGKPIGKQDQYAAAFGNLNYIRFNPDDTVDVEPVPAPAETMKELSSRMMLLYTEQQRDADGILKRQSEGTKDRMPVLRAMRDLAQEMRVAITGANGLDEFAKLLHQGWELKRSLGFGISMERVDAWYEQARKLGAQGGKLLGAGGGGFLLLVAPKERHNLIRDALGNPRELTLDIDRRGGRVIFISDHQRLLHNQ; encoded by the coding sequence ATGATCATTTCGCAAACCCCGTACCGGGTGAGCTTCGCCGGCGGCGGCACCGACCTGCCGGCCTTCTACCGCCAGGAATTCGGCGCCGTGCTGTCGATGGCCATCGACAAGCACATGTACGTGACGGTGAGCCCGCGTTTCGAGAAGACGGCGCGCGTGGCCTACACCAAGGTGGAGATTGCCGAGTCGGTCAACGACATCCAGCACGAGCTGGTGCGCGAGGCGCTCAAGATCACCGGCCTGAGCCGCCACATCGAGATCACCACCGTGGGCGACGTGCCCGCCGGCACGGGCATGGGCTCGTCGAGCTCGCTGACCGTGGGCCTGCTGCAGGCGCTCTACGCCTACAAGGGCCAGATCATCAGCGCGAAGAACGTCGCCGAACAGGCCTGCAAGATCGAGATCGACATCCTCGGCAAGCCGATCGGCAAACAGGACCAGTACGCCGCCGCCTTCGGCAACCTCAACTACATCCGCTTCAACCCCGACGACACCGTCGACGTGGAGCCGGTGCCGGCCCCGGCCGAGACGATGAAGGAACTGTCGAGCCGCATGATGCTGCTCTACACCGAGCAGCAGCGCGATGCCGACGGCATCCTGAAGCGCCAGAGCGAAGGCACGAAAGACCGCATGCCGGTGCTGCGCGCGATGCGCGACCTCGCGCAGGAGATGCGCGTGGCCATCACCGGCGCCAACGGCCTCGACGAATTTGCGAAGCTGCTGCACCAGGGCTGGGAGCTCAAGCGCTCGCTCGGCTTCGGCATCAGCATGGAGCGTGTGGACGCCTGGTACGAGCAGGCGCGCAAGCTGGGCGCCCAGGGCGGCAAGCTGCTGGGCGCCGGCGGGGGTGGATTCCTGCTGCTCGTGGCGCCCAAGGAGCGCCACAACCTGATCCGCGATGCCTTGGGCAACCCACGCGAGCTGACGCTCGACATCGACCGCCGCGGCGGCCGTGTCATCTTCATCAGCGACCATCAGCGCCTGCTGCACAACCAGTAA